Proteins found in one Gordonia sp. PDNC005 genomic segment:
- a CDS encoding TetR/AcrR family transcriptional regulator — protein MSTSVERPDRRTTIADSAIRIIARDGVRALTHRAVDREAEVPSGTTSYHAKTRSALLEIVIDTLSDRAVADAHHVTISLGSELVSRDRVSVAELTDTLVGLVDTLVARTEDMRARYALILELADRPDLRDRLTAPGDVHEMTTRIAAAALAKAGVPSDVDQVEALIGLTDALVLARTVIGPEPDRTAAIIGNYLRGLGEA, from the coding sequence GTGTCAACATCCGTTGAGCGGCCAGACCGCCGCACGACGATCGCCGACAGCGCGATCAGAATCATCGCGCGCGACGGAGTCCGTGCCCTGACACATCGAGCCGTCGACCGGGAGGCGGAGGTTCCGTCGGGGACCACGTCTTATCACGCGAAGACACGATCGGCACTGCTCGAGATCGTGATCGACACTCTCTCCGACCGCGCGGTCGCCGATGCCCACCACGTGACGATCAGCCTCGGAAGCGAGCTGGTGAGTCGTGATCGAGTGAGCGTCGCCGAGCTCACCGACACGCTCGTCGGGCTCGTCGACACGCTGGTGGCTCGCACGGAAGACATGCGAGCCCGATACGCATTGATCCTTGAGCTGGCCGACCGACCAGATCTGCGGGATCGGCTGACAGCACCGGGGGACGTTCATGAGATGACGACTCGCATCGCGGCAGCCGCCCTTGCGAAGGCGGGAGTGCCGTCGGACGTCGATCAGGTGGAGGCGCTCATCGGTCTCACCGATGCGCTGGTGCTGGCGCGGACGGTCATCGGCCCCGAACCCGATCGGACCGCCGCGATCATCGGGAATTATCTGCGCGGGCTCGGCGAGGCTTGA
- a CDS encoding nuclear transport factor 2 family protein, with amino-acid sequence MTADQQELTLSEKIAATVQAYIDGLNGGSADDIADLYAAGATVEDPIGAPIRGTREELVEFYGIITNLDSRDATLKWTKIAGDTAVFEFTLVTGTAGMKFEITPVDIMVFNDEGKIVSMRAVWEQSDLKQL; translated from the coding sequence ATGACCGCTGACCAGCAGGAACTCACGCTGTCGGAGAAGATCGCCGCGACCGTCCAGGCCTACATCGACGGCCTCAACGGCGGGTCCGCCGACGACATCGCCGACCTGTACGCCGCGGGCGCGACAGTAGAGGACCCGATCGGTGCGCCGATCCGAGGCACTCGCGAGGAACTGGTCGAGTTCTACGGGATCATCACGAACCTCGACAGTCGCGACGCCACACTCAAGTGGACCAAGATCGCCGGCGACACCGCAGTCTTCGAGTTCACTCTGGTGACGGGCACCGCCGGAATGAAGTTTGAGATAACCCCCGTCGACATCATGGTGTTCAACGACGAGGGCAAGATCGTCTCGATGCGTGCCGTCTGGGAGCAGTCGGACCTCAAGCAGCTCTGA
- a CDS encoding RtcB family protein, producing MNEYPVALPGARADTLMWAEPGEIEPAALDQLRNISKLPWVEKLRVMPDVHLGKGATVGSVIAMRDAVAPAAVGVDIGCGMAAVQTDLTMDDLPDSLAPLRAGIEQAVPVGFNAHNGVTDVLRKQWPLKREADRLFGSFDALRAPKIAEREGRMHAQCGSLGGGNHFIEVCADDDGSIWLMLHSGSRNIGNELARRHIETARTLEHNLGLPDRDLAVFLAGTEEMSAYLHDLYWAQDYARLNRAAMMALVKAVVVEHFPQVTFRSEVQCHHNYVAEETYDGVDVIVTRKGAIRAGSGDLGLIPGSMGTGSFVVRGLGNEQGLCSASHGAGRRMSRTKAKKTFTVDDLATQTAGVECRKDRGVLDEIPGAYKDLQQVINAQTTGPSPLVEVVARLTTLMCVKG from the coding sequence ATGAACGAGTACCCCGTTGCGCTTCCCGGAGCGCGGGCCGACACGCTGATGTGGGCCGAACCGGGAGAGATCGAACCTGCGGCGCTGGACCAGCTCCGAAACATCTCCAAGCTCCCCTGGGTGGAGAAGCTCCGGGTGATGCCCGACGTGCACCTCGGCAAGGGTGCGACTGTCGGTTCAGTGATCGCGATGCGCGACGCCGTCGCGCCGGCAGCCGTCGGTGTCGACATCGGATGCGGCATGGCAGCCGTTCAGACCGATCTGACGATGGACGACCTGCCGGACAGCCTCGCACCTCTGCGTGCGGGCATCGAGCAGGCCGTTCCCGTCGGCTTCAACGCTCACAACGGCGTCACCGACGTGCTGCGGAAGCAGTGGCCGCTCAAGCGCGAGGCCGACCGGCTCTTCGGATCGTTCGACGCACTCCGTGCGCCGAAGATCGCTGAACGTGAAGGCCGCATGCACGCCCAGTGCGGATCCCTGGGCGGGGGAAATCACTTCATCGAGGTGTGCGCAGACGACGACGGCAGCATCTGGCTGATGCTTCACTCCGGCTCCCGCAACATCGGCAACGAACTCGCGCGTCGGCACATCGAGACCGCTCGAACCCTTGAGCACAATCTCGGCCTGCCGGACCGCGACCTCGCGGTGTTCCTCGCAGGAACTGAGGAGATGTCCGCCTACCTGCACGATCTGTACTGGGCGCAGGATTACGCCCGCCTGAACCGGGCGGCGATGATGGCCCTGGTCAAGGCTGTCGTCGTCGAACACTTCCCGCAGGTGACGTTCCGGTCCGAGGTGCAGTGCCACCACAACTACGTCGCAGAGGAGACCTACGACGGCGTGGATGTGATCGTCACCCGCAAGGGCGCGATCCGCGCGGGCTCTGGCGATCTCGGGCTGATTCCGGGCTCCATGGGAACCGGATCGTTCGTCGTCCGTGGTCTCGGCAATGAGCAGGGCCTGTGCTCGGCGTCCCACGGTGCCGGCCGTCGTATGTCCCGCACCAAGGCGAAGAAGACGTTCACCGTCGACGACCTCGCGACGCAGACGGCCGGAGTCGAATGCCGCAAGGACCGCGGGGTGCTCGACGAGATCCCGGGCGCCTACAAGGACCTTCAGCAGGTGATCAACGCCCAGACCACCGGGCCGTCACCGCTGGTCGAGGTGGTCGCCCGCCTCACCACGCTGATGTGCGTCAAGGGCTGA
- a CDS encoding DUF2804 family protein has product MTSRVYPPLRTAPPAKLVTGGRYNFGTYDGPIATINPLDAAGDGLLAGPRRAVRDLGLKEWEAFQLGDDDWFVLGAVYNAKALGLLQVLVVDKRKDIITRFETKLPSPMLSVARGLSGTTSHGDFDGLKISLGNDLPDGTLTVDATRSARGDNPSLSLHTTGDCSPESAAHLVIVHPFADNDALYSHKVIMPMTGSLVLGDERVGFADDHGFLILDDHHGDYPRPMKYDWITAARRTDGRVEGFNLTDNQIRNPAEFNENAIWVGNTLDRLPPVTFERPDGPWGMWRARDADGAVDVTFTPVVKSTMHVGPRKVLAEYYAPYGWFSGVIHGENNTLSVDGMYGVGEQKRITV; this is encoded by the coding sequence GTGACCTCCCGCGTGTACCCCCCGCTCCGCACTGCACCGCCCGCCAAACTCGTGACCGGCGGCCGATACAACTTCGGCACCTACGACGGGCCGATCGCAACGATCAATCCGCTCGACGCAGCGGGTGACGGCCTGCTCGCCGGACCTCGACGCGCGGTGCGCGACCTCGGACTCAAGGAGTGGGAGGCGTTCCAGCTCGGTGACGACGACTGGTTCGTGCTCGGCGCCGTCTACAACGCGAAGGCCCTCGGCCTCCTGCAGGTCCTGGTGGTCGACAAGCGCAAGGACATCATCACCCGATTCGAGACGAAGCTGCCGTCACCGATGCTGTCGGTGGCGCGCGGCCTGTCCGGCACCACCTCGCACGGCGACTTCGACGGACTCAAGATCTCCCTCGGAAACGACCTTCCCGACGGGACCCTGACTGTCGACGCGACCCGCTCTGCACGGGGCGACAACCCGTCGCTCTCGCTGCACACGACGGGGGACTGTTCACCCGAGTCGGCCGCTCACCTCGTGATCGTTCATCCGTTCGCCGACAACGACGCCCTGTATTCGCACAAGGTGATAATGCCGATGACCGGTTCACTCGTCCTCGGCGACGAGCGGGTCGGATTCGCCGATGACCACGGCTTCCTGATCCTCGACGATCATCACGGCGACTACCCGCGCCCGATGAAGTACGACTGGATCACCGCGGCGCGTCGCACCGACGGCAGGGTCGAAGGATTCAACCTGACCGACAACCAGATCCGGAACCCCGCTGAGTTCAACGAGAACGCGATCTGGGTCGGGAACACTCTCGACCGGCTTCCGCCGGTGACCTTCGAGCGGCCCGATGGGCCGTGGGGGATGTGGCGCGCTCGTGACGCCGACGGCGCAGTCGACGTGACGTTCACCCCGGTCGTGAAATCGACGATGCACGTAGGGCCGCGAAAAGTGCTCGCCGAGTACTACGCGCCGTACGGCTGGTTCTCCGGTGTCATCCACGGCGAGAACAACACTCTCTCCGTGGACGGCATGTACGGCGTCGGCGAGCAGAAACGCATCACCGTCTGA
- a CDS encoding iron-containing redox enzyme family protein, with protein sequence MPVPSARGKITEALLADLTDPRGSSRRVASTGVDHVVDVFADDDAQLALTLLYELHLRGIDRVDDELGWDPDLLRLRSDLEALHMAALDESVGCVVDPVDVVDELFRIGGSDDGPPLARFMATKGTVEQFREIVIHRSLNQLREADLHTHAIPRIAGPAKAALVEVQSDEYGGGRLDFMHSELFANLMRKLDLSDSYAHYIDRVPAATLAALNTLSYFGMHRSRVNELVGHLCLIEMSSSLPSRDYSRALHRLGVDESARIFYDEHVEADAVHEQLIVRRVAGELGVTPADRIGLVRGARACMVVENLLSEQIWDAWEAGRSSLLPAVTR encoded by the coding sequence ATGCCAGTCCCGTCGGCACGCGGAAAGATCACTGAGGCTTTGCTCGCGGACCTGACGGATCCCCGTGGCTCCTCTCGCCGGGTAGCGTCGACCGGTGTTGACCACGTCGTCGACGTATTTGCGGACGACGATGCGCAGCTTGCACTCACGTTGCTGTACGAACTGCACCTCCGCGGGATCGACCGTGTCGACGATGAGCTCGGATGGGACCCTGACCTGCTCCGTCTTCGGTCAGACCTCGAGGCCCTCCACATGGCAGCACTCGACGAATCGGTCGGATGCGTCGTCGATCCGGTCGACGTGGTCGACGAGCTCTTCCGGATCGGCGGATCCGACGACGGGCCGCCGCTCGCCAGATTCATGGCGACCAAGGGCACCGTCGAGCAGTTTCGGGAGATCGTGATCCACCGCTCGCTCAATCAACTCCGCGAAGCGGACCTTCACACCCATGCGATTCCGCGGATCGCGGGTCCGGCGAAGGCCGCGCTCGTGGAAGTGCAATCGGACGAATACGGTGGCGGTCGACTTGATTTCATGCATTCTGAACTGTTTGCCAACTTAATGCGAAAGCTTGATCTCAGTGATTCCTATGCGCACTACATAGACCGTGTTCCGGCAGCCACATTGGCCGCGTTGAACACGTTGTCGTATTTCGGAATGCACCGGAGTCGAGTCAATGAACTCGTGGGACATCTCTGCCTCATCGAGATGTCCTCATCGCTCCCCAGTCGGGATTACAGCAGGGCCCTGCACCGGCTCGGCGTGGACGAATCGGCGCGAATCTTCTACGACGAGCACGTGGAGGCCGACGCGGTCCACGAGCAGCTGATCGTCCGTCGAGTCGCCGGGGAGCTCGGCGTGACGCCCGCTGACCGCATTGGACTCGTGCGCGGTGCGCGCGCGTGCATGGTCGTCGAGAATCTGCTCAGCGAGCAGATCTGGGACGCGTGGGAGGCCGGACGATCGTCACTTCTCCCCGCGGTCACGAGATGA
- a CDS encoding CDGSH iron-sulfur domain-containing protein encodes MALHDKSGDSAPGEVTVFPCPGGPLLVRGPISVVNADGSAFSPRRQTVAFCRCGRSTIAPMCDGSHKSGRPKQ; translated from the coding sequence ATGGCTCTTCACGATAAGTCCGGCGATTCTGCGCCCGGAGAAGTGACCGTATTCCCATGCCCTGGCGGCCCTCTTCTCGTTCGCGGTCCCATTTCAGTCGTCAATGCCGATGGTAGCGCGTTCTCGCCACGCCGACAGACGGTCGCGTTCTGCCGCTGCGGCCGGTCGACCATTGCTCCGATGTGCGACGGTTCGCACAAGAGTGGACGACCGAAACAATAG
- a CDS encoding YnfA family protein — translation MVIRSLLLFALAAVAEIGGAWLVWQGVREHRGWLWIGAGVIALGAYGFVATLQPDAEFGRILAAYGGVFVAGSLAWGMVADGYRPDRWDVIGALVCLAGVALIMYAPRST, via the coding sequence ATGGTGATCCGTTCGCTTCTCCTATTCGCCCTCGCCGCCGTTGCCGAGATCGGCGGCGCATGGCTCGTCTGGCAGGGAGTACGGGAACATCGCGGATGGCTGTGGATCGGTGCCGGAGTCATCGCGCTGGGCGCCTACGGTTTTGTCGCCACCCTGCAACCCGATGCCGAGTTCGGCCGCATCCTGGCTGCATACGGCGGAGTGTTCGTGGCGGGGTCACTCGCGTGGGGAATGGTCGCGGACGGCTACCGGCCGGATCGATGGGATGTCATCGGCGCCCTCGTCTGCCTCGCAGGCGTGGCCCTGATCATGTACGCGCCGCGGAGCACCTAG
- a CDS encoding HNH endonuclease, which yields MVIEAIDRIPVVVRNADNAVLHSRPFREIVGHLLDGKVWVVANFDPPVIAHAVSMQIEVPREVILRDYVYRPYVEVDRTTREKILRRDRHLCGYCGLHANTWDHVMPQSRGGGNTWFNCIAACGPCNWDKGDRTPEEAGLRLLWEPYRPAWA from the coding sequence ATGGTCATCGAGGCGATAGATCGAATACCCGTCGTGGTCCGCAATGCGGACAACGCAGTGCTCCACAGTCGACCTTTTCGCGAGATCGTCGGGCATCTGCTCGACGGAAAGGTGTGGGTGGTCGCGAACTTCGACCCGCCGGTCATCGCACACGCGGTGTCCATGCAGATCGAGGTTCCGCGGGAGGTGATCCTCCGCGACTACGTGTACCGCCCGTACGTGGAGGTGGACCGTACAACGCGCGAGAAGATTCTGCGTCGGGACCGCCATCTCTGCGGCTACTGCGGCCTGCACGCGAACACGTGGGATCACGTGATGCCGCAGTCCCGCGGGGGCGGCAACACCTGGTTCAACTGCATCGCAGCATGCGGACCATGCAACTGGGACAAGGGCGATCGCACCCCGGAAGAGGCGGGCCTCCGCCTGCTCTGGGAGCCTTACCGTCCCGCCTGGGCGTGA
- a CDS encoding alpha/beta fold hydrolase produces the protein MIEDHVDRDLYPFESRWFTSSVGRVHYVDEGSGPTIVFCHGSPTWSFMFRKVMTSLRNDYRCIAADLLGFGLSERPDTFGYTVREHVSVLGELLDHLGVDDYIVVGHDWGGPIGLAASVPRADRVRGLVLTNTCFWPITRLPNRLFSTVMGTRMMRRRIVERNFLVEQVLLGRLGPPLTAAEADQYRLAQPSPAARPALAVIPTEITAAAPLLSTLEHNVASALRDRPVVAVWGMRDKVFPAHDCLPRIHRAFDDVTEVRIAHAGHFTAEEAPDDLIRAIVERFPIRAA, from the coding sequence ATGATCGAAGATCACGTCGACCGAGATCTGTATCCGTTCGAATCCCGCTGGTTCACGTCGTCTGTCGGGCGCGTTCACTACGTGGACGAGGGGAGCGGCCCGACGATCGTGTTCTGCCACGGATCACCGACCTGGAGTTTCATGTTCCGCAAGGTGATGACCTCGTTGCGGAACGACTACCGCTGCATCGCCGCAGATCTTCTCGGCTTCGGCCTCTCGGAACGACCGGACACGTTCGGGTACACGGTGCGCGAGCACGTGTCTGTGCTCGGCGAGCTGCTCGACCACCTCGGAGTGGACGACTACATCGTCGTCGGGCACGACTGGGGCGGGCCGATCGGACTGGCCGCATCGGTGCCACGTGCCGACCGAGTCCGTGGACTAGTGCTGACGAACACGTGTTTCTGGCCGATCACCAGGCTTCCGAATCGCCTGTTCAGCACAGTGATGGGCACCCGGATGATGCGTCGTCGAATAGTCGAGCGGAACTTCCTCGTCGAACAGGTACTCCTGGGCCGACTCGGGCCGCCGCTGACCGCCGCGGAGGCCGATCAGTATCGCCTCGCTCAGCCATCTCCGGCGGCTCGACCCGCCCTGGCAGTGATTCCGACCGAGATCACCGCCGCGGCCCCGCTGCTCTCAACGCTGGAGCACAACGTCGCGTCAGCGCTGCGGGACCGTCCGGTCGTCGCGGTATGGGGCATGCGAGACAAGGTGTTTCCGGCACACGACTGTCTGCCACGCATTCATAGGGCTTTCGACGACGTCACCGAGGTGAGAATCGCGCACGCAGGCCACTTCACTGCCGAAGAAGCTCCCGACGACCTGATTCGAGCGATCGTCGAGCGCTTCCCGATCAGAGCTGCTTGA
- a CDS encoding recombinase family protein: protein MATMNLTRYAQTQGISTKTAQRWFKNGTLPHPARKVGRLILVDVSDTPVSQATRPGRTALYLSDPRSAGELKEWALSRGMRVDETCREDDLSSVLRRLLADQTVTRIVTDSHPAADLLSAALSAQGREFITVAPHTTFTPRIASSAGA, encoded by the coding sequence GTGGCGACGATGAACCTCACCCGATACGCGCAGACGCAGGGGATCTCGACGAAGACCGCGCAACGCTGGTTCAAGAACGGGACGTTGCCTCACCCTGCGCGGAAAGTGGGACGCCTGATCTTGGTCGACGTCTCGGACACGCCCGTTTCACAGGCGACGCGGCCCGGCCGGACGGCGCTCTATCTGAGCGATCCGCGCAGTGCGGGCGAGCTCAAGGAATGGGCCTTGTCCCGCGGAATGCGGGTCGACGAGACATGTCGAGAGGACGACTTGTCGTCCGTCCTCAGGCGGCTCCTCGCCGACCAGACCGTCACCCGCATCGTCACCGATTCACATCCCGCCGCCGACCTGCTGTCGGCAGCCTTGTCTGCACAAGGCCGCGAATTCATCACCGTCGCACCCCATACAACTTTCACGCCCCGGATCGCTTCCAGCGCCGGGGCGTAG
- a CDS encoding acyl-CoA dehydrogenase family protein: MAINLELPEKLNSTVERARLAAEHIFRPISRKYDQAEHEYPVELDELGKIAKQARGGDKDSDKAAAAKEDTVNGANLRSVLNARELSWGDVGLMLSIPYQGLGNAAIAAVANEEQLERFADVWAAMAITEPGFGSDSAAVSTTAVLDGNEYVINGEKIFVTAGSRADHVVVWATLDKNVGRAAIKSFVVPMSTDGVTVARLEHKLGIRSSDTAVVRFENARVSADNLLGTPEINVKKGFGGVMQTFDNTRPVVAAMAVGLGRAALEELRRIIEEAGHEIDYDRPVAAQHAAVAEFIRLESDWEASWMLTLRAAWMADNKQPNSTEASMSKAKAGRTVTDLTNKAVEIGATAGFSEKEMLEKWARDSKILDIFEGTQQIQQLIIARRVLGKSSADLR, encoded by the coding sequence ATGGCTATCAACCTTGAGCTCCCGGAGAAGCTGAACTCCACGGTCGAGCGCGCCCGTCTCGCGGCCGAGCACATCTTCCGGCCCATATCCCGCAAGTACGACCAGGCCGAGCACGAGTACCCGGTGGAACTGGACGAACTCGGCAAGATCGCCAAACAGGCGCGCGGCGGGGACAAGGACTCCGACAAGGCCGCCGCGGCGAAGGAGGACACCGTCAACGGCGCCAATCTCCGCTCGGTGCTCAACGCACGCGAGCTGAGCTGGGGCGACGTCGGCCTGATGCTGTCGATCCCCTACCAGGGCCTCGGCAACGCGGCGATCGCCGCGGTGGCAAACGAGGAGCAGCTTGAACGCTTCGCCGACGTGTGGGCCGCCATGGCGATCACCGAGCCGGGCTTCGGCTCCGACTCTGCCGCAGTCTCGACAACCGCCGTTCTCGACGGCAACGAGTACGTCATCAACGGCGAGAAGATCTTCGTGACCGCCGGTTCGCGCGCCGACCACGTCGTGGTCTGGGCGACGCTCGACAAGAACGTCGGGCGCGCCGCCATCAAGAGCTTCGTTGTCCCGATGTCCACCGACGGCGTCACCGTCGCGCGCCTCGAGCACAAGCTCGGCATCCGCTCGTCCGACACCGCAGTCGTGCGTTTCGAGAACGCTCGGGTGTCGGCAGACAACCTTCTGGGAACCCCGGAGATCAACGTCAAGAAGGGTTTCGGCGGCGTCATGCAGACGTTCGACAACACCCGCCCGGTGGTCGCCGCTATGGCCGTCGGTCTTGGCCGCGCCGCACTCGAAGAGCTGCGCCGGATCATCGAGGAAGCCGGCCACGAGATCGACTACGACCGACCCGTCGCCGCCCAACATGCAGCCGTCGCCGAGTTCATCCGTCTCGAGTCCGACTGGGAGGCGTCGTGGATGCTGACTCTGCGCGCCGCGTGGATGGCCGACAACAAGCAGCCGAACTCGACTGAGGCGTCGATGTCGAAGGCGAAGGCCGGACGCACCGTCACCGATCTGACGAACAAGGCCGTCGAGATCGGCGCCACCGCGGGCTTCTCCGAGAAGGAGATGCTCGAGAAGTGGGCGCGCGACTCGAAGATCCTCGACATCTTCGAGGGAACTCAGCAGATCCAGCAGCTGATCATCGCCCGCCGCGTGCTGGGCAAGAGCAGCGCCGACCTGCGCTGA
- a CDS encoding MFS transporter, whose protein sequence is MRFPVAVLVLAATAFTVVVDETSIALLGPSVAAEFGLGDQVRHLLVTPFAAAFVGTLPAAVLLFGRVDPRRAVAPATCVFAVSAAAGALAPSVFALVSARAAQGAAAAVVMTCVLASLHVVTVDSPTRTRDFALFSVVSGAGAVAALLVAAPLATVSWRLCFWAVCAAALCCVAGWLAVGSESSDGGRSQPGAPGSTPWRALSTTSIVNAVLSASVITVSFAVQQDHDWSPAETGIGFLPLNGAAAIGAVVVSRFADRLGPRFLLCGGIGLLAMGCALLSLVPERPAAILAATVPLGLGLGVALPLVNDGVLTGSDNRPMHRAAALGVAQQIGLAVGALIAAVHSPVALSVLAACAALWAVTAQASPSPRR, encoded by the coding sequence ATGCGCTTTCCGGTCGCCGTTCTTGTGCTTGCGGCGACAGCGTTCACGGTCGTCGTCGACGAGACGTCCATCGCCCTCCTCGGACCGTCGGTGGCCGCCGAGTTCGGACTCGGCGACCAGGTCCGTCATCTTCTCGTCACCCCGTTCGCGGCCGCCTTCGTCGGAACCCTGCCCGCGGCCGTTCTGCTCTTCGGACGTGTCGACCCACGGCGTGCGGTGGCGCCCGCCACCTGCGTGTTCGCCGTGAGTGCTGCGGCCGGAGCCCTCGCGCCGTCAGTATTCGCACTGGTGAGCGCCCGAGCTGCCCAAGGCGCGGCAGCCGCTGTTGTCATGACCTGCGTGCTGGCATCACTGCATGTCGTGACTGTCGACTCGCCGACTCGGACCCGTGACTTCGCCCTGTTCTCCGTGGTCTCCGGTGCGGGCGCAGTCGCCGCGCTGCTGGTGGCGGCGCCACTGGCGACCGTGTCGTGGCGCCTGTGCTTCTGGGCAGTTTGTGCCGCAGCCCTCTGCTGCGTCGCCGGCTGGCTCGCGGTGGGGTCCGAGTCGAGCGACGGCGGGCGGTCTCAGCCCGGCGCACCGGGGTCGACACCCTGGCGCGCCCTGTCGACCACGTCCATCGTGAACGCCGTGCTGAGCGCTTCGGTCATCACCGTCAGCTTCGCCGTGCAACAGGATCACGACTGGTCTCCGGCTGAGACCGGAATCGGCTTCCTCCCGCTCAACGGCGCGGCGGCGATCGGAGCGGTGGTGGTGTCGCGGTTCGCCGACCGGCTCGGGCCGCGATTCCTGCTCTGCGGAGGCATCGGCCTGCTCGCGATGGGGTGTGCACTTCTCAGTCTCGTTCCCGAGCGACCTGCCGCCATTCTCGCCGCGACAGTTCCGCTTGGTCTCGGCCTCGGAGTAGCTCTTCCGCTGGTCAACGACGGTGTGCTGACCGGTTCCGACAACCGGCCGATGCACCGTGCTGCCGCGCTGGGTGTCGCACAGCAGATCGGACTCGCCGTGGGGGCGTTGATCGCTGCCGTCCACTCCCCGGTTGCACTCAGCGTGTTAGCCGCCTGCGCCGCCCTGTGGGCGGTGACCGCTCAAGCCTCGCCGAGCCCGCGCAGATAA
- a CDS encoding methyltransferase — MGGRTIVTSPRGHEMIVDWAVGEEMTSRILAELPYSRPDVIDRPGVYPPSVDSALLSRAVVGELKGAPPNQSVVELCAGSGIASIYAALTGAVVCAVDDRAEAVRAVAANAAANGVDVVAVQADVRVWMPVQPVDLLVANPPYVPAPHDTLDGHAWDAGPDGRAVLNVIVDRAPEILSAEGVLLLVFSDIAGVAEVVDRLATNGLAGSVVDEARLQFGPVTSERAGWLAERGLIEPGQTEERVVVVRAVRAAAV, encoded by the coding sequence GTGGGAGGCCGGACGATCGTCACTTCTCCCCGCGGTCACGAGATGATCGTCGACTGGGCCGTCGGTGAAGAGATGACGAGCCGGATTCTCGCGGAACTCCCCTACTCGCGCCCCGACGTCATCGACCGTCCCGGGGTGTACCCTCCGTCGGTGGACTCCGCACTGCTGAGTCGCGCAGTCGTCGGTGAACTCAAGGGTGCGCCGCCGAACCAGTCGGTGGTTGAACTGTGCGCCGGCAGCGGTATTGCGTCGATCTATGCGGCCCTCACCGGTGCTGTCGTCTGCGCGGTCGACGATCGCGCAGAAGCAGTACGCGCCGTCGCGGCGAACGCGGCCGCCAACGGCGTCGACGTCGTAGCGGTGCAGGCTGACGTGCGGGTGTGGATGCCCGTGCAGCCTGTCGACCTGCTCGTCGCCAACCCGCCGTATGTGCCCGCTCCACACGACACGCTCGACGGTCACGCGTGGGACGCGGGTCCGGACGGCCGTGCGGTGCTCAACGTGATCGTCGACCGTGCCCCGGAGATCCTCAGCGCCGAAGGTGTACTCCTCCTGGTCTTCTCCGACATCGCAGGCGTGGCGGAAGTCGTCGATCGTCTGGCGACGAACGGACTCGCCGGATCGGTCGTCGACGAGGCGCGCCTGCAGTTCGGCCCCGTGACGAGCGAACGGGCGGGTTGGCTCGCCGAGAGGGGACTCATCGAGCCCGGCCAGACCGAGGAGCGGGTTGTTGTAGTGCGAGCCGTCCGTGCCGCGGCCGTATGA